The Micromonospora krabiensis genome window below encodes:
- a CDS encoding type III pantothenate kinase, whose product MLLCIDIGNTNTVLATFDGDKLVHSWRIKTDARSTADELGLMFRGLLAGDAVEITGVAACSTVPAALRSLRTMLARYYGELPSVIVEPGVRTGVQLAIDNPKEVGADRVVNTLAAYTLYGGPSIVVDFGTTTNFDVISGRGEFLGGAFAPGIEISFDALAARAAQLRKVEATRPRSVIGKNTVECLQAGLYFGFAGQVDRIVERMSEELGEVKAVIATGGLASLVIDECRTITHHEPMITLIGLRMVYERNV is encoded by the coding sequence GTGCTGCTCTGCATCGACATCGGAAACACCAACACCGTGCTGGCGACCTTCGACGGCGACAAGCTGGTGCACTCCTGGCGGATCAAGACCGACGCCCGGTCGACCGCCGACGAGCTGGGGCTCATGTTCCGGGGCCTGCTCGCCGGGGACGCCGTCGAGATCACCGGTGTGGCCGCCTGTTCGACGGTGCCGGCGGCGCTGCGCTCCCTCCGTACGATGCTCGCCCGCTACTACGGCGAGCTGCCCAGCGTGATCGTCGAACCCGGGGTGCGCACCGGCGTGCAGCTCGCGATCGACAACCCGAAGGAGGTGGGCGCCGACCGGGTGGTGAACACCCTCGCGGCGTACACCCTCTACGGCGGGCCGTCGATCGTCGTGGACTTCGGCACCACGACCAACTTCGACGTGATCAGCGGCCGGGGTGAGTTCCTCGGCGGCGCGTTCGCGCCGGGCATCGAGATCTCCTTCGACGCGCTCGCCGCCCGCGCGGCCCAGCTGCGCAAGGTCGAGGCGACCCGGCCGCGTTCGGTGATCGGCAAGAACACCGTCGAGTGCCTCCAGGCCGGTCTCTACTTCGGCTTCGCCGGCCAGGTGGACCGCATCGTGGAGCGGATGAGCGAGGAGTTGGGCGAGGTGAAGGCGGTGATCGCCACGGGTGGGCTCGCCTCCCTGGTGATCGACGAGTGCCGCACGATCACCCATCACGAGCCGATGATCACGCTGATCGGGCTCCGGATGGTCTACGAGCGCAACGTCTGA
- a CDS encoding class I SAM-dependent methyltransferase, whose product MVDHTQALSFGVAAADYDRFRPRYPEDAVRWALDGVVTGDAPARVVDIGAGTGILSRAVLALGQEVVPVEPDDGMRAQLAAATPGTTPLAGSAEAVPLPDGSADAVLVGQAYHWFDREPAHAEIARVLRPGGTFAPIWNTRDETVEWVAELGRIAHMGDNSGDVVERYADFGPAFDAVQVGEFRHTTTLTPDEVLGMIGTRSYYLTASTRERETVDRELRELLATHPDLAGRATVELPYRTVVLRARRR is encoded by the coding sequence ATGGTGGATCACACTCAGGCTCTCTCCTTCGGTGTCGCCGCAGCCGACTACGACCGGTTCCGACCGCGTTATCCCGAGGACGCCGTGCGCTGGGCCCTGGACGGCGTGGTCACCGGCGACGCCCCGGCCCGGGTCGTCGACATCGGCGCGGGCACCGGAATCCTCAGCCGGGCCGTCCTGGCCCTCGGCCAGGAGGTGGTGCCGGTGGAGCCGGACGACGGCATGCGGGCGCAGCTCGCGGCGGCCACCCCCGGCACCACGCCGCTGGCCGGCAGCGCCGAGGCCGTGCCCCTGCCGGACGGGTCGGCGGACGCGGTGCTGGTCGGTCAGGCGTACCACTGGTTCGACCGGGAGCCGGCGCACGCCGAGATCGCCCGCGTGCTGCGCCCCGGCGGCACCTTCGCGCCGATCTGGAACACCCGGGACGAGACGGTCGAGTGGGTGGCGGAGTTGGGCCGCATCGCGCACATGGGTGACAACTCGGGCGACGTGGTGGAGCGGTACGCGGACTTCGGCCCCGCCTTCGACGCGGTCCAGGTGGGCGAGTTCCGGCACACGACCACGCTCACGCCGGACGAGGTCCTGGGGATGATCGGCACCCGCTCGTACTACCTCACCGCCTCGACGCGGGAGCGGGAGACGGTCGACCGGGAGCTGCGCGAGCTGCTCGCCACGCATCCCGACCTGGCCGGGCGGGCGACGGTGGAGCTGCCGTACCGGACGGTCGTGCTGCGGGCCCGGCGGCGCTGA
- the lysS gene encoding lysine--tRNA ligase yields the protein MTEQNALPVDPADDLPEQMKVRREKRDRMLAEGVEPYPVGFPRTDTLAEIRARYADLPTDTATGDRVSVTGRVIFVRNTGKLCFATLRDGDGTELQAMLSLDRVGAERLEDWKRLVDLGDHVGVTGEVITSRRGELSVLADEWAVTAKSLRPLPVAHKPLSEEARVRQRYVDLVVRPQARQMVRTRAAAVRSLRDSLHARDFIEVETPMLQLLHGGAAARPFVTHSNALNTDLYLRIAPELFLKRAVVGGVDRVFEINRNFRNEGVDSSHSPEFAMLEAYQAYGDYDTMAELTRNLVQQAAVAVSGSTVVTHADGQEFDLGGEWRSVTLFGVLSEALGEEVTVRTERARLVEYADKVGLAVDPKWGPGKLAEELFEELVVPGLQAPTFVRDYPEETSPLTRAHRSEPGLAEKWDLYVLGFELGTAYSELVDPVVQRERLVAQAQLAARGDDEAMRLDEDFLRAMEYGMPPAGGMGMGIDRLLMALTGLGIRETILFPLVRPE from the coding sequence GTGACCGAGCAGAACGCCCTGCCAGTGGACCCCGCCGACGACCTTCCCGAGCAGATGAAGGTCCGCCGGGAGAAGCGGGACCGGATGCTCGCCGAGGGCGTGGAGCCCTACCCGGTCGGCTTCCCGCGTACGGACACGCTCGCCGAGATCCGCGCGCGCTACGCGGACCTGCCCACCGACACCGCCACCGGCGACCGGGTCTCGGTCACCGGGCGGGTGATCTTCGTACGCAACACCGGGAAGCTCTGCTTCGCCACCCTCCGGGACGGCGACGGCACCGAGCTGCAGGCGATGCTGTCGCTGGACCGGGTCGGCGCGGAGCGGCTGGAGGACTGGAAGCGGCTGGTCGACCTCGGCGACCACGTCGGCGTCACCGGCGAGGTGATCACCAGCCGGCGCGGTGAGCTGTCGGTGCTGGCCGACGAGTGGGCGGTCACCGCCAAGTCGCTGCGCCCGCTGCCGGTCGCCCACAAGCCGCTCTCCGAGGAGGCCCGGGTCCGCCAGCGCTACGTCGACCTGGTCGTCCGGCCGCAGGCCCGACAGATGGTCCGCACCCGGGCGGCGGCCGTGCGCAGCCTGCGCGACTCCCTGCACGCGCGGGACTTCATCGAGGTGGAGACCCCGATGCTGCAGTTGCTGCACGGCGGCGCGGCGGCCCGCCCATTCGTGACGCACAGCAATGCGTTGAACACCGATCTGTATCTGCGAATCGCGCCGGAACTGTTTCTGAAGCGGGCCGTGGTCGGTGGCGTCGATCGGGTCTTCGAGATCAACCGCAACTTCCGGAATGAGGGCGTCGACTCTTCGCACTCACCGGAGTTCGCGATGCTGGAGGCATACCAGGCGTACGGCGACTACGACACGATGGCCGAGCTGACCCGCAATCTCGTGCAACAGGCGGCGGTCGCGGTGAGCGGCTCGACGGTGGTCACACACGCCGACGGGCAGGAGTTCGACCTGGGCGGCGAGTGGCGCTCGGTCACCCTGTTCGGCGTGCTTTCCGAAGCGCTCGGTGAGGAGGTCACGGTCCGCACCGAGCGCGCCCGCCTCGTCGAGTACGCCGACAAGGTCGGTCTCGCCGTCGACCCGAAGTGGGGTCCGGGCAAGCTGGCCGAGGAACTGTTCGAGGAACTGGTGGTGCCGGGCCTTCAGGCGCCCACCTTCGTCCGCGACTACCCGGAGGAGACGAGCCCGCTGACCCGGGCGCACCGCAGCGAGCCGGGGCTGGCCGAGAAGTGGGACCTCTACGTTCTCGGTTTCGAGCTCGGCACCGCGTACTCGGAGCTGGTCGACCCGGTCGTGCAGCGGGAACGGCTGGTGGCCCAGGCGCAGCTGGCCGCCCGTGGTGACGACGAGGCGATGCGCCTCGACGAGGACTTTCTCCGGGCCATGGAGTACGGAATGCCGCCGGCCGGCGGTATGGGAATGGGAATCGACCGGCTCCTGATGGCGCTGACCGGGCTGGGAATTCGGGAAACGATCCTGTTCCCGTTGGTCCGGCCCGAGTAG
- a CDS encoding histone-like nucleoid-structuring protein Lsr2 produces MAKQIIHKLVDDLDGGDADETVKFALDGVQYEIDLSSANAEKLRDVFAPYVGAGTKVGRGGVVVGGRAARGRGGATADREQNKAIREWAKKAGKDISDRGRIPQEIVDEFHARR; encoded by the coding sequence GTGGCCAAGCAGATCATTCACAAGCTGGTCGATGACCTGGACGGCGGGGACGCGGACGAGACCGTCAAGTTCGCCCTCGACGGCGTTCAGTACGAGATCGACCTGTCGAGTGCGAACGCCGAGAAATTGCGTGACGTATTCGCGCCGTACGTGGGCGCCGGCACCAAGGTGGGCCGCGGCGGTGTGGTGGTCGGCGGTCGGGCGGCACGCGGCCGGGGTGGCGCCACCGCCGACCGGGAGCAGAACAAGGCGATCCGCGAGTGGGCCAAGAAGGCCGGGAAGGACATCTCCGACCGGGGCCGGATCCCGCAGGAGATCGTCGACGAGTTCCACGCCCGGCGCTGA
- a CDS encoding ATP-dependent Clp protease ATP-binding subunit: MFERFTDRARRVVVLAQEEARMLNHNYIGTEHILLGLIHEGEGVAAKALESLGISLEGVRQQVEEIIGQGQQAPSGHIPFTPRAKKVLELSLREALQLGHNYIGTEHILLGLIREGEGVAAQVLVKLGADLNRVRQQVIQLLSGYQGKEPAAAGAAAGEAAPSTSLVLDQFGRNLTQAAREGKLDPVIGREKEIERVMQVLSRRTKNNPVLIGEPGVGKTAVVEGLSQKIIKGEVPETLKDKQLYTLDLGALVAGSRYRGDFEERLKKVLKEIRTRGDIILFIDEIHTLVGAGAAEGAIDAASILKPMLARGELQTIGATTLDEYRKHLEKDAALERRFQPIQVGEPSLAHTIEILKGLRDRYEAHHRVSITDAALVAAATLADRYISDRFLPDKAIDLIDEAGARMRIRRMTAPPDLRDFDERIAQVRRDKESAIDAQDFERAAQLRDKEKQLLGQKAQREKEWKAGDLDVVSEVDDEQIAEVLGNWTGIPVYKLTEEETSRLLRMEDELHKRVIGQEDAVKAVSKAIRRTRAGLKDPKRPSGSFIFAGPSGVGKTELSKALAEFLFGSEDALIQLDMSEFHDRYTVSRLVGAPPGYVGYDEGGQLTEKVRRRPFSVVLFDEIEKAHPDVFNTLLQILEDGRLTDGQGRIVDFKNTVIILTTNLGTRDVAKAVSLGFQASEDSESNYDRMKQKVNDELKQHFRPEFLNRIDDTIVFHQLRQQEILSIVDIMIARIETQLKNKDMGLELTENAKKYLATKGFDPVLGARPLRRTIQRDIEDNLSERILFNELTPGQIVVVDCEGDPNNIDKSKLVFRGADKPVTVPDAVPADLGGTAAAAGADE; encoded by the coding sequence ATGTTCGAGCGGTTCACCGACCGAGCGCGACGGGTTGTCGTCCTGGCCCAGGAAGAGGCCCGGATGCTCAACCACAACTACATCGGTACGGAACACATCCTGCTGGGCCTGATCCACGAGGGTGAGGGCGTCGCCGCCAAGGCTCTGGAGAGCCTCGGCATCTCCCTGGAGGGCGTCCGGCAGCAGGTCGAGGAGATCATCGGCCAGGGCCAGCAGGCGCCGAGCGGGCACATCCCGTTCACGCCGCGGGCCAAGAAGGTGCTGGAGCTGTCGCTGCGCGAGGCGCTGCAGCTCGGCCACAACTACATCGGCACGGAGCACATCCTGCTCGGTCTGATCCGCGAGGGTGAGGGCGTCGCCGCCCAGGTGCTGGTCAAGCTCGGCGCCGACCTCAACCGGGTCCGCCAGCAGGTGATCCAGCTGCTCTCCGGCTACCAGGGCAAGGAGCCGGCCGCGGCGGGCGCCGCGGCGGGTGAGGCCGCGCCGTCGACCAGCCTCGTGCTGGACCAGTTCGGCCGCAACCTGACCCAGGCCGCCCGCGAGGGCAAGCTCGACCCGGTCATCGGGCGCGAGAAGGAAATCGAGCGGGTCATGCAGGTGCTCTCCCGCCGTACCAAGAACAACCCGGTCCTGATCGGTGAGCCCGGCGTCGGCAAGACCGCCGTGGTGGAGGGGCTGTCCCAGAAGATCATCAAGGGCGAGGTGCCCGAGACGCTCAAGGACAAGCAGCTCTACACGCTCGACCTCGGTGCGCTGGTCGCCGGTTCCCGCTACCGCGGTGACTTCGAGGAGCGCCTCAAGAAGGTGCTCAAGGAGATTCGCACGCGCGGCGACATCATCCTGTTCATCGACGAGATCCACACCCTGGTCGGTGCGGGTGCCGCCGAGGGCGCGATCGACGCGGCGAGCATCCTCAAGCCGATGCTGGCCCGTGGCGAGCTGCAGACCATCGGCGCCACTACCCTCGACGAGTACCGCAAGCACCTGGAGAAGGACGCCGCGCTCGAGCGCCGCTTCCAGCCGATCCAGGTGGGTGAGCCCTCGCTGGCCCACACCATCGAGATCCTCAAGGGCCTGCGCGACCGCTACGAGGCGCACCACCGGGTGAGCATCACCGACGCCGCTCTCGTCGCTGCCGCGACCCTGGCCGACCGCTACATCTCCGACCGCTTCCTGCCGGACAAGGCGATCGACCTGATCGACGAGGCCGGTGCCCGGATGCGGATCCGGCGGATGACCGCGCCGCCAGACCTGCGCGACTTCGACGAGCGGATCGCCCAGGTCCGCCGCGACAAGGAGTCCGCGATCGACGCGCAGGACTTCGAGCGCGCCGCCCAGCTGCGGGACAAGGAGAAGCAGCTCCTCGGCCAGAAGGCGCAGCGGGAGAAGGAGTGGAAGGCCGGTGACCTGGACGTCGTCAGCGAGGTCGACGACGAGCAGATCGCCGAGGTGCTCGGCAACTGGACCGGCATCCCGGTCTACAAGCTGACCGAGGAGGAGACCTCGCGCCTGCTGCGCATGGAGGACGAGCTGCACAAGCGCGTCATCGGCCAGGAGGACGCGGTCAAGGCGGTCTCGAAGGCGATCCGGCGTACCCGCGCCGGCCTGAAGGACCCGAAGCGTCCGTCGGGCTCGTTCATCTTCGCCGGCCCGTCCGGCGTCGGTAAGACCGAGCTGTCGAAGGCGCTGGCCGAGTTCCTGTTCGGCAGCGAGGACGCCCTCATCCAGCTGGACATGTCCGAGTTCCACGACCGCTACACGGTCTCCCGGCTGGTGGGTGCCCCTCCCGGCTACGTCGGCTACGACGAGGGCGGGCAGCTGACCGAGAAGGTGCGGCGTCGGCCGTTCTCGGTGGTCCTCTTCGACGAGATCGAGAAGGCCCACCCGGACGTCTTCAACACGCTGCTCCAGATCCTGGAGGACGGTCGGCTCACCGACGGTCAGGGCCGGATCGTGGACTTCAAGAACACGGTCATCATCCTGACCACCAACCTGGGCACGCGTGACGTGGCCAAGGCGGTGTCGCTCGGCTTCCAGGCGTCGGAGGACTCCGAGTCCAACTACGACCGGATGAAGCAGAAGGTCAACGACGAGCTCAAGCAGCACTTCCGGCCTGAGTTCCTCAACCGGATCGACGACACCATCGTCTTCCACCAGCTGCGTCAGCAGGAGATCCTGTCGATCGTCGACATCATGATCGCCCGCATCGAGACCCAGCTGAAGAACAAGGACATGGGTCTGGAGCTGACCGAGAACGCCAAGAAGTACCTGGCGACCAAGGGCTTCGACCCGGTTCTCGGTGCGCGTCCGCTGCGTCGCACGATCCAGCGCGACATCGAGGACAACCTGTCCGAGCGGATCCTCTTCAACGAGCTGACCCCGGGTCAGATCGTGGTGGTGGACTGCGAGGGCGACCCGAACAACATCGACAAGTCCAAGCTGGTCTTCCGGGGCGCGGACAAGCCGGTCACCGTGCCGGACGCCGTTCCCGCCGACCTCGGCGGCACCGCTGCCGCCGCGGGCGCGGACGAGTAA
- a CDS encoding HhH-GPD family protein: MTEPTFAELVSRWYEENARDLPWRKPDVGAWAILVSEVMLQQTPVVRVLPAWEAWLARWPVPAALAADSPAEAIRMWGRLGYPRRALRLRECAVAIVERHGGSVPDRLDQLLALPGVGTYTARAVAAFAYGQRHPVVDTNVRRVVCRAIAGEPDAGPTTRPADLVATEELLPEEPAAAALASAAFMELGALICTARAPHCDRCPVESTCAWRASGQEAPAGPTRRPQRYAGTDRQVRGLLLRVLRETTGPVPHQRLDQVWADDVQRARALAGLVEDGLVEPVGTEAFRLAGDGPAPPLPTPNLTY, from the coding sequence ATGACTGAACCGACGTTCGCCGAGCTGGTCAGCCGCTGGTACGAGGAGAACGCCCGCGACCTGCCGTGGCGCAAACCGGACGTCGGCGCGTGGGCGATCCTGGTCAGCGAGGTGATGCTCCAGCAGACGCCGGTGGTTCGGGTGCTGCCCGCCTGGGAGGCGTGGCTGGCCCGCTGGCCCGTGCCGGCCGCGCTGGCCGCCGACAGCCCCGCCGAGGCGATCCGCATGTGGGGGCGGCTCGGCTACCCGCGCCGGGCGCTGCGGCTGCGCGAATGCGCGGTGGCGATCGTGGAGCGGCACGGCGGGTCCGTCCCGGACCGCCTGGACCAACTGCTGGCCCTGCCGGGCGTCGGCACGTACACGGCGCGGGCGGTCGCCGCGTTCGCGTACGGGCAGCGGCACCCCGTCGTCGACACGAACGTCCGCCGGGTCGTCTGCCGGGCCATCGCCGGTGAGCCCGACGCCGGCCCGACGACCCGGCCCGCCGACCTCGTCGCCACCGAGGAGCTGCTCCCCGAGGAACCGGCCGCGGCGGCGCTGGCGAGCGCGGCGTTCATGGAACTGGGCGCGCTGATCTGCACGGCCCGGGCACCCCACTGTGACCGCTGCCCGGTGGAGTCGACCTGCGCGTGGCGCGCCTCCGGCCAGGAGGCGCCGGCCGGCCCCACTCGACGACCCCAGCGGTACGCGGGCACCGACCGGCAGGTCCGCGGGCTCCTGCTGAGGGTGCTGCGCGAGACGACCGGTCCGGTGCCCCATCAGCGCCTCGACCAGGTGTGGGCCGACGACGTCCAACGCGCCCGGGCGCTGGCCGGTCTGGTCGAGGACGGCCTGGTCGAACCGGTCGGCACCGAAGCGTTCCGCCTCGCCGGCGACGGCCCGGCGCCACCCCTCCCCACCCCGAACCTGACCTACTGA
- a CDS encoding glycine cleavage system protein R, translated as MNELAITVIGRDRPGIVADVAEVLARLGANLTDSTMTRLRGHFAMTLVCVGPAAADVEAAFAPLAADGQLLATVRAVTPDGEAAPGGEPYVMAVHGADRMGIVAAMTRVLAEGGGNVTDLSTRLTGSLYVVVAEVDLPPGVAGALADRLVSTAAELGVEVSLRPADPDLL; from the coding sequence ATGAACGAGCTCGCGATCACCGTCATCGGCCGGGACCGGCCGGGCATCGTCGCCGACGTCGCGGAGGTGCTCGCCCGGCTGGGCGCGAACCTCACCGACAGCACGATGACCCGGCTGCGGGGACACTTCGCCATGACCCTGGTCTGCGTGGGCCCGGCCGCCGCCGATGTCGAGGCCGCGTTCGCCCCGCTCGCCGCCGACGGGCAGCTGCTGGCGACCGTACGCGCGGTGACGCCGGACGGCGAGGCGGCGCCGGGCGGCGAGCCGTACGTGATGGCGGTGCACGGGGCGGACCGGATGGGCATCGTCGCGGCGATGACCCGGGTCCTCGCCGAGGGCGGGGGCAACGTGACCGACCTGAGTACGCGGCTCACCGGATCGCTGTACGTCGTGGTCGCCGAGGTGGACCTGCCGCCGGGTGTCGCCGGCGCGCTGGCGGACCGGCTCGTGTCGACGGCTGCCGAGCTGGGCGTCGAGGTCAGCCTTCGGCCGGCGGATCCGGACCTGCTGTGA
- a CDS encoding peptide deformylase has translation MTGERSGPDVARGDEEYAGLGDWTPETLEVPGEVRAVVAAPHPMLSRAGAEVDPTSAETVRLAADLIATMRVSPGCVGLAAPQVGVGAQVFAVDVTGHPKAVTVHGTFVLCNARVVEASRWKPGREGCMSVPDLTGDVKRASRLVVEGDLPGTGKPVRLVTDGFEARALQHEIDHCAGLLFLDRVAGAHAVYQRKVYL, from the coding sequence GTGACGGGCGAGCGGAGCGGGCCGGACGTCGCCCGCGGTGACGAGGAGTACGCGGGCCTCGGCGACTGGACACCGGAGACGCTGGAGGTGCCCGGTGAGGTGCGCGCCGTGGTGGCCGCCCCGCATCCGATGCTCAGCCGGGCCGGCGCCGAGGTGGACCCGACCTCGGCCGAGACCGTGCGGCTGGCCGCCGATCTGATCGCCACGATGCGGGTCTCGCCGGGTTGTGTCGGTCTTGCGGCGCCACAGGTCGGCGTGGGTGCGCAGGTGTTCGCGGTCGACGTCACCGGGCACCCGAAGGCCGTCACCGTGCACGGCACGTTCGTGCTGTGCAACGCCCGGGTGGTCGAGGCGAGCCGGTGGAAGCCGGGGCGTGAGGGCTGCATGTCGGTGCCGGACCTCACCGGTGACGTCAAGCGCGCCAGCCGGCTGGTGGTCGAGGGGGACCTGCCCGGCACGGGTAAGCCGGTGCGGCTGGTCACCGACGGCTTCGAGGCGCGGGCGCTGCAGCACGAGATCGACCACTGCGCGGGCCTGCTCTTCCTCGACCGGGTGGCCGGCGCCCACGCCGTCTACCAGCGCAAGGTCTATCTCTGA
- the disA gene encoding DNA integrity scanning diadenylate cyclase DisA: MPIDRDTTKPAGATPHARTGAVGSPARPISMSVTGGTVGAGGDPLRANLALMAPGTALRDGLERILRGRTGALIVLGYDKVVEGLCTGGFPLDVEFSATRVRELCKMDGAVVLSSDGTRIVRAAVHLMPDPSIPTEESGTRHRTAERVARQTGYPVISVSQSMRIISLYVNGQRHVLDDSAAILSRANQALATLERYKLRLDEVSGTLSALEIEDLVTVRDAVAVVQRLEMVRRIADEIAGYVVELGTDGRLLALQLDELMAGVDADRTLVIRDYLPAGRKSRTLDEALVELDLLGATELIDLVSVAKAIGYPAASDALDAAVSPRGFRLLAKVPRLPVPVVDRLVVHFGSLQRLLGATVEDLQAVEGVGDARARGVREGLSRLAEASILERYV; this comes from the coding sequence GTGCCGATCGACCGCGACACCACCAAGCCTGCCGGCGCGACGCCCCACGCCCGCACCGGCGCCGTGGGTTCGCCGGCCCGTCCCATCAGCATGAGCGTGACCGGAGGCACCGTCGGCGCGGGCGGCGACCCGCTGCGGGCCAACCTGGCGTTGATGGCGCCCGGCACGGCCCTGCGCGACGGCCTCGAGCGGATCCTGCGGGGGCGCACCGGCGCCCTGATCGTCCTCGGCTACGACAAGGTGGTCGAGGGTCTCTGCACCGGCGGCTTCCCGCTCGACGTCGAGTTCTCCGCGACGCGGGTGCGGGAGCTGTGCAAGATGGACGGCGCCGTGGTGCTCTCCAGCGACGGCACCCGCATCGTCCGCGCCGCCGTGCACCTGATGCCCGACCCGTCCATCCCGACGGAGGAGTCCGGCACCCGGCACCGCACGGCCGAGCGGGTCGCCCGCCAGACCGGCTACCCGGTCATCTCCGTCAGCCAGTCGATGCGGATCATCAGCCTCTACGTCAACGGCCAGCGGCACGTGCTGGACGACTCGGCGGCCATCCTGTCCCGGGCCAACCAGGCGCTGGCGACCCTGGAGCGCTACAAGCTCCGGCTCGACGAGGTCTCCGGCACGCTGTCCGCGTTGGAGATCGAGGACCTCGTCACCGTGCGCGACGCGGTGGCGGTGGTGCAGCGGCTGGAGATGGTCCGCCGGATCGCCGACGAGATCGCCGGCTACGTGGTCGAGCTGGGCACCGACGGTCGCCTGCTCGCGCTCCAGCTCGACGAGCTGATGGCGGGCGTCGACGCGGACCGCACCCTGGTCATCCGCGACTACCTCCCGGCGGGCCGCAAGTCCCGCACCCTCGACGAGGCACTGGTCGAGCTGGACCTGCTCGGCGCCACCGAGCTGATCGACCTGGTCTCGGTCGCCAAGGCGATCGGCTACCCGGCCGCCTCCGACGCCCTCGACGCGGCGGTCAGTCCGCGCGGCTTCCGGCTGCTCGCCAAGGTGCCCCGGCTGCCGGTGCCGGTGGTCGACCGGCTGGTGGTGCACTTCGGCAGCCTCCAGCGGCTGCTGGGCGCCACCGTCGAGGACCTCCAGGCCGTCGAGGGGGTCGGCGACGCCCGGGCGCGTGGCGTCCGCGAGGGCCTGTCCCGGCTCGCCGAGGCGTCCATCCTCGAACGGTACGTCTGA
- the radA gene encoding DNA repair protein RadA produces MTTSRSTSPRGGAATGSRGRASAREPRPAYECDACGHQPPKWVGRCPECGEWGSVVESTITGPTVSGRVVSSRMPAEPARPIATISAAPARARPTGVSELDRVLGGGLVPGAVVLLAGEPGVGKSTLLLDVAQQWAAGAGSPSLVVSGEESVSQVRLRAERMGTLHDQLYLAAESDLAAVLGHLDAVKPGLLVLDSVQTISTTGTEGVPGGVTQVRAVTAALVSVAKERGIATVLVGHVTKDGQVAGPRVLEHLVDVVLHFEGDKHSSLRLVRGVKNRFGAADEVGCFEMHEGGITSLADPSGLFLTRYSEPVPGTCVTVAMEGRRALVTEVQALIGATVAGSPRRTVSGLDSARLAMVLAVLQRRTERLTLHDREVFAATVGGIRVVEPAADLAVALAVASGGLNLAIAPHLVAIGEVGLTGEVRRVGAVPRRLAEAARLGFRVALVPPGCGPQSTGAGPEQMKVMEVTDVRSALQHAARASAE; encoded by the coding sequence GTGACCACCTCCCGATCCACCTCCCCGCGCGGCGGCGCGGCGACCGGTTCCCGAGGCCGCGCCTCCGCCCGCGAGCCCCGGCCGGCCTACGAGTGCGACGCCTGCGGGCACCAACCGCCCAAGTGGGTGGGGCGCTGCCCGGAGTGCGGCGAGTGGGGCTCGGTGGTCGAGTCGACGATCACCGGTCCCACGGTCTCCGGCCGGGTGGTCAGCTCGCGCATGCCGGCCGAGCCGGCCCGCCCGATCGCCACGATCAGCGCCGCGCCGGCCCGGGCCCGCCCGACCGGCGTGAGCGAGCTCGACCGCGTCCTCGGTGGCGGCCTCGTGCCGGGCGCGGTGGTGCTGCTCGCCGGCGAGCCGGGGGTCGGCAAGTCCACCCTGCTGCTCGACGTGGCCCAGCAGTGGGCCGCCGGCGCCGGCAGCCCCTCGCTCGTGGTCAGCGGTGAGGAGTCGGTCAGCCAGGTCCGCCTGCGGGCCGAGCGGATGGGCACCCTGCACGACCAGCTCTACCTGGCCGCCGAGAGCGACCTGGCCGCCGTCCTCGGCCACCTCGACGCGGTCAAGCCGGGGCTGCTGGTGCTCGACTCGGTGCAGACCATCTCCACCACCGGCACCGAAGGGGTGCCCGGCGGGGTGACCCAGGTCCGTGCGGTCACCGCCGCCCTCGTGTCGGTCGCCAAGGAGCGCGGCATCGCCACCGTGCTGGTCGGTCACGTCACGAAGGACGGGCAGGTCGCCGGTCCCCGGGTGCTGGAGCACCTGGTCGACGTGGTGCTGCACTTCGAGGGCGACAAGCACTCTTCGCTCCGGTTGGTGCGCGGGGTCAAGAACCGGTTCGGCGCCGCCGACGAGGTCGGCTGCTTCGAGATGCACGAGGGGGGCATCACCAGCCTGGCCGACCCGTCCGGGCTCTTCCTCACCCGCTACTCGGAGCCGGTGCCGGGCACCTGCGTGACGGTGGCCATGGAGGGGCGGCGGGCCCTGGTCACCGAGGTGCAGGCGCTGATCGGCGCGACGGTGGCCGGCTCGCCCCGGCGCACGGTCTCCGGGCTCGACTCGGCCCGGCTCGCGATGGTGCTGGCGGTGCTCCAACGGCGCACCGAGCGGCTCACCCTCCACGACCGGGAGGTCTTCGCGGCCACCGTGGGCGGCATCCGGGTGGTCGAGCCGGCCGCCGACCTCGCGGTCGCCCTCGCGGTCGCCTCCGGGGGACTCAACCTGGCCATCGCGCCGCACCTGGTCGCGATCGGCGAGGTCGGCCTGACCGGCGAGGTCCGCCGGGTGGGCGCGGTGCCGCGCCGACTCGCCGAGGCCGCCCGGCTGGGTTTCCGCGTCGCGCTCGTGCCGCCCGGCTGCGGCCCGCAGTCCACCGGCGCCGGGCCGGAGCAGATGAAGGTGATGGAGGTCACCGATGTCCGCTCGGCGCTGCAGCATGCCGCCCGCGCGTCGGCCGAGTGA